From Oscillatoria sp. FACHB-1407, one genomic window encodes:
- a CDS encoding CHRD domain-containing protein — translation MHTWKSWFKSLLLAVLSGLLTIGIHSPAFSGVTLEVTQSPVKEEIAQVATNDALKAEATANLQTAKSVLMAQGMPNRGLKTYVAMMSKANVVPTSPQTQALGTVGAVLSGDRLIVRGSFRNLSSPLRDYATDPVNPPNPNITSAFHIHRGMPSENGPFQYALTVMLDDTGRAGTAMGEYTLTAEQLTALENNMLYVDLHTTRNRAGELRAVLMPYE, via the coding sequence ATGCACACCTGGAAAAGTTGGTTCAAAAGCTTGTTGCTGGCAGTTTTAAGTGGTCTGCTCACGATCGGGATTCATTCCCCCGCCTTCAGTGGAGTCACGCTTGAAGTGACCCAATCGCCAGTCAAAGAAGAAATCGCGCAAGTTGCCACGAATGATGCGTTGAAGGCAGAAGCAACCGCTAATCTACAAACGGCAAAGTCAGTTTTGATGGCGCAGGGAATGCCCAACCGTGGCTTAAAGACCTATGTGGCCATGATGAGCAAAGCGAATGTGGTGCCCACTAGCCCTCAAACCCAAGCGTTAGGAACCGTTGGAGCGGTGCTGTCGGGCGATCGCCTGATTGTGCGAGGCAGCTTTAGAAATCTCTCCAGCCCGCTCCGCGACTATGCCACCGACCCGGTCAATCCTCCCAACCCCAACATCACCTCTGCTTTCCACATTCACCGGGGAATGCCCAGTGAAAACGGCCCCTTCCAATATGCACTGACGGTGATGCTGGATGATACCGGACGAGCAGGCACGGCGATGGGCGAATACACGCTGACAGCAGAGCAGTTGACCGCATTGGAAAACAACATGCTGTATGTGGATTTGCACACGACCCGCAATCGTGCTGGAGAGTTGCGGGCGGTGTTGATGCCGTATGAATAA